The Pontibacter pudoricolor genome contains a region encoding:
- a CDS encoding fasciclin domain-containing protein codes for MRPSNFLLAFALSAFLFTNSNVQAQTVASAENARITMIEYIMKDRPVLVSLLTTAGLVPALSGDSPYTLFAPPEAELKALQNEPADKIRMVMAGHIVKGKYTEKDLKDGAKLQALNGETITVCRKKNTLVNGVSIIKPDTELKNGIVHIVSGKLSN; via the coding sequence ATGCGCCCCTCTAACTTTTTACTAGCATTCGCCCTGTCTGCCTTTCTGTTTACGAACTCAAACGTACAGGCCCAGACCGTAGCATCTGCCGAAAATGCCCGGATAACCATGATCGAATACATCATGAAAGACAGGCCTGTTCTGGTAAGTTTGCTAACTACTGCCGGCCTTGTTCCGGCCCTTTCCGGCGATTCGCCTTACACCTTATTTGCCCCGCCGGAGGCTGAGTTAAAAGCGTTGCAGAATGAGCCTGCCGATAAGATACGCATGGTAATGGCCGGCCACATTGTGAAAGGGAAATACACTGAAAAGGATCTGAAAGACGGAGCTAAACTACAGGCTCTGAATGGTGAAACTATAACTGTTTGCCGTAAAAAGAATACCCTGGTAAATGGCGTAAGCATCATAAAACCTGATACGGAGCTAAAGAACGGAATAGTACACATCGTAAGCGGCAAACTAAGCAACTAA
- a CDS encoding rhomboid family intramembrane serine protease encodes MSVTLILIIITAGISWYAFSNHNLMEKWIFYPYTVNRDNSWHRFITSGFLHADFTHLFFNMFTLYFFGNNVEYTFKAGFGEVPGVLIFLLIYIGGIIVSDIPTYIKHRNDPGYKALGASGGVAAVVFSSILFYPTQDICLYAVLCIPGFILGVLYLIYSYYSGKRMGDNINHDAHLYGAIYGFVISLAIVPQAGPFFIDQIASWKLPF; translated from the coding sequence ATGAGCGTTACCCTTATATTGATCATCATCACCGCCGGAATTTCGTGGTATGCCTTCAGCAACCATAACCTGATGGAAAAATGGATATTTTACCCATATACCGTTAACCGCGACAATTCCTGGCACCGCTTTATTACGTCAGGGTTTTTGCATGCCGATTTCACGCACCTGTTCTTTAATATGTTTACGCTATATTTTTTCGGAAATAATGTGGAGTATACGTTTAAAGCTGGCTTTGGAGAAGTTCCGGGTGTGCTGATCTTTCTGTTGATTTATATAGGCGGTATCATCGTTTCTGACATTCCTACTTACATCAAGCACCGAAATGATCCGGGTTATAAAGCGCTGGGTGCATCAGGTGGTGTAGCGGCAGTGGTATTCTCGAGCATCCTGTTTTACCCGACCCAGGATATTTGCCTGTATGCAGTGCTTTGTATTCCCGGGTTTATACTTGGTGTTTTGTACCTGATCTATTCGTATTACTCTGGCAAGCGCATGGGCGACAACATTAACCACGATGCTCACTTATATGGTGCTATTTATGGTTTTGTAATCAGCCTGGCTATAGTTCCGCAGGCCGGGCCTTTCTTTATTGACCAGATCGCAAGCTGGAAACTGCCGTTTTAA
- a CDS encoding polyprenyl synthetase family protein produces the protein MDINILSEKINHTLGTLCYGDQPSELYEPIRYIMALGGKRIRPMLVLLSAKMFDDDIEKALLPAAGVEVFHNFTLMHDDIMDKAPLRRGQQTVHEKWNANIAILSGDVMLVRAYELMAKAEPDKLGRVLQLFSKTAAEVCEGQQLDMNFEQLTEVSIPEYIQMITLKTAVLVGFSLELGAILQGAPDADAEHLKAFGDNIGIAFQLRDDLLDVYGDKDKFGKQVGGDILSDKKTFLMLTALEQANPEQLQTIVSWRDKTEETIAQAKVQAITKVYDQLNIRQQTEQQIDLYFKEALRHLDAIALPDERKATIRGLAFQLMERDS, from the coding sequence GTGGATATCAACATCCTGTCTGAAAAGATAAACCATACGTTGGGTACGCTTTGCTACGGCGACCAACCATCAGAACTATACGAGCCCATCCGCTATATTATGGCGTTGGGTGGCAAACGCATCCGGCCTATGCTGGTGCTTTTGTCGGCTAAAATGTTTGATGATGATATCGAGAAGGCACTTTTGCCGGCTGCAGGGGTAGAAGTTTTCCACAACTTCACCCTCATGCACGACGACATTATGGACAAAGCGCCGCTTCGTCGTGGCCAGCAAACCGTGCACGAAAAATGGAATGCCAACATCGCTATTTTAAGTGGTGATGTAATGCTGGTGCGTGCTTATGAACTGATGGCTAAAGCAGAACCGGATAAATTGGGCAGAGTGCTACAACTGTTCAGTAAAACCGCTGCAGAAGTTTGCGAAGGCCAGCAACTCGACATGAACTTTGAGCAGCTCACGGAGGTAAGCATTCCGGAATACATCCAGATGATTACGCTGAAGACCGCTGTTTTGGTAGGTTTTAGCTTGGAGTTGGGAGCTATATTACAAGGGGCACCTGATGCGGATGCTGAGCATTTGAAAGCCTTTGGTGATAACATTGGTATTGCCTTTCAGCTGCGCGATGACCTGCTGGACGTATATGGTGACAAGGATAAATTCGGCAAGCAGGTTGGGGGAGATATCCTTTCCGATAAAAAGACCTTCCTGATGCTGACAGCGCTGGAGCAGGCCAACCCGGAACAATTGCAAACTATAGTTAGCTGGCGCGATAAAACGGAAGAAACTATAGCTCAAGCCAAAGTGCAAGCCATTACGAAAGTATACGACCAGCTAAATATCCGTCAGCAGACTGAGCAGCAGATAGACCTATACTTTAAGGAAGCCCTGCGCCACTTAGATGCCATTGCCTTGCCAGATGAGCGAAAAGCAACTATACGCGGTCTTGCATTTCAGTTAATGGAGCGGGATTCCTAA
- the rnr gene encoding ribonuclease R yields the protein MRGNKDNTGGRGKGRSEKGGSRRGESSSRKDGAPRGESSSRRESTGGSSRRSGDRRESSGRREGGRDRSAKGMVLELFSKNPDTDFTLRQIYRRLGVVDKKGRELVSDMLAALQRDGRILVDEDKYTLNLKVEIITGRVDMANNKYAYIVSEQTEDDVRVFREHLNYAMDGDLVKVEVLPTYEGGRAEGIVVEILERRREELVGIIQLSKNFGFVVPDFKKLYFDIFVGERGLNGANNGDKVLVKITEWPDKPGKNPTGEVTRVFGPAGEHEAEIHSIMAEFGLPFEFPETVEEEAESISDKITKEEIAKRRNFRDVTTFTIDPADAKDFDDALSIQKLENGNWEIGVHIADVTHYVTPKTILEKEAFHRATSVYLVDRTVPMLPERLSNGLCSLRPNEEKLTFSAVFELDENGKLYSEWFGRTVIYSDRRFAYEEAQERIETGEGDFAEEINILNGIAKKLKDKRFKNGAISFETTEVKFKLDDNGKPLYIYVKERKDAHKLIEEFMLLANKKVAEFVYNMGKGKKHPTMVYRTHGAPDPDKLSTFSIFARKFGYKVDPDGNISAELNNLAEETEGKPEQNVLQNLAIRTMAKAKYSTEPEGHFGLAFAHYSHFTSPIRRYPDMMAHRLLQHYLDGGPSTEKDEYEAKCQHSSEMEKRAADAERASIKYKQVEFMKDTIGNQYKGIVSGVTEWGIFVEIEENKCEGMVRLSSLNDDYYELDANNYRIIGRQNKRIISFGDEVLVEVVSANLNDRTIDLELVETLKTH from the coding sequence ATGAGAGGTAATAAAGATAACACTGGCGGCAGAGGTAAAGGCCGCAGCGAAAAAGGTGGCTCCCGCCGTGGCGAGTCATCATCAAGAAAAGACGGAGCACCACGCGGTGAATCATCGTCAAGAAGAGAATCAACAGGAGGCAGCAGCCGCAGATCAGGTGACAGAAGAGAGTCATCCGGGCGCAGAGAAGGTGGCCGCGACAGATCGGCAAAAGGCATGGTGCTGGAGCTGTTCTCTAAAAATCCGGATACAGATTTTACACTTCGCCAGATATACCGTCGCTTAGGGGTGGTAGATAAAAAGGGCCGTGAGCTGGTAAGCGACATGCTTGCCGCTTTGCAGCGCGATGGCCGCATATTAGTAGACGAAGACAAGTATACGCTAAACCTGAAGGTAGAAATTATTACCGGCAGGGTAGATATGGCCAATAACAAGTACGCTTACATTGTATCGGAACAGACCGAAGACGATGTGCGTGTATTCAGGGAGCACCTGAACTATGCGATGGATGGCGACCTGGTGAAAGTAGAAGTACTGCCAACTTATGAAGGTGGCCGTGCTGAAGGCATAGTAGTAGAGATTTTAGAACGCCGCCGCGAAGAGCTGGTGGGCATTATACAGTTGTCGAAGAATTTTGGCTTTGTAGTTCCGGATTTCAAGAAACTATACTTCGATATTTTTGTAGGTGAGCGCGGGCTTAACGGGGCTAATAATGGTGACAAAGTACTCGTTAAAATTACAGAATGGCCTGATAAACCGGGCAAAAACCCAACCGGTGAAGTAACGCGTGTATTTGGCCCAGCGGGCGAGCACGAAGCCGAGATTCATTCCATAATGGCGGAATTCGGGTTACCATTCGAGTTTCCGGAGACAGTGGAAGAAGAAGCCGAAAGTATATCCGATAAGATCACAAAAGAGGAGATTGCCAAACGCCGCAATTTCAGGGATGTAACCACTTTTACCATTGACCCGGCCGATGCGAAAGATTTTGACGATGCCTTATCGATACAGAAACTGGAGAACGGTAACTGGGAAATAGGCGTGCACATTGCCGATGTAACGCATTATGTAACGCCTAAAACCATACTGGAGAAAGAAGCTTTCCACAGAGCTACGTCGGTTTACCTTGTGGATAGAACGGTACCAATGTTGCCTGAGCGCCTTTCAAATGGCCTTTGCTCGCTACGCCCGAACGAAGAGAAGCTGACCTTCTCAGCAGTTTTTGAGCTGGATGAAAACGGTAAACTATACAGCGAATGGTTTGGTCGCACGGTAATTTATTCTGACCGCAGATTTGCTTACGAGGAAGCGCAGGAGCGCATCGAAACCGGTGAAGGCGACTTTGCAGAAGAGATCAACATCCTGAACGGCATCGCCAAAAAACTAAAAGACAAGCGCTTTAAAAACGGTGCCATCAGCTTTGAGACAACTGAAGTTAAATTTAAGCTGGATGATAATGGCAAGCCGCTTTACATTTATGTAAAAGAGCGCAAGGATGCCCACAAACTGATTGAAGAGTTTATGCTGCTGGCCAATAAAAAGGTAGCAGAGTTTGTGTATAACATGGGCAAAGGCAAAAAGCACCCGACTATGGTGTACCGTACCCACGGCGCTCCGGACCCAGACAAGCTGAGCACCTTCTCTATTTTTGCCCGCAAGTTTGGCTATAAAGTAGATCCGGATGGCAACATATCAGCAGAACTGAACAACCTGGCCGAAGAAACCGAAGGCAAACCAGAGCAGAACGTACTGCAAAACCTGGCTATCCGTACGATGGCCAAGGCAAAGTATAGTACAGAGCCGGAAGGTCACTTTGGTCTGGCGTTTGCGCATTATTCGCACTTTACATCGCCCATCCGCCGTTACCCCGATATGATGGCACACCGCCTGCTGCAGCATTACCTGGATGGTGGCCCGTCGACGGAGAAAGATGAGTACGAAGCAAAATGCCAGCACTCTTCTGAAATGGAGAAACGCGCTGCCGATGCTGAGCGTGCCTCTATTAAGTACAAGCAGGTGGAGTTTATGAAGGACACGATCGGCAACCAATACAAAGGAATTGTGTCTGGTGTTACAGAATGGGGTATATTTGTGGAGATCGAAGAGAACAAGTGTGAAGGCATGGTACGCCTGTCGAGTCTGAACGACGACTACTATGAACTGGATGCGAACAACTACCGCATTATTGGCCGCCAGAACAAGCGTATTATTTCGTTTGGCGATGAAGTACTGGTAGAAGTTGTAAGCGCTAACCTGAACGACCGTACCATCGATCTGGAACTGGTAGAAACACTAAAAACACATTAA
- a CDS encoding porin family protein, with the protein MNKILYLLLTLVLLSASASFAQEGLVDNYLVTSQNDTLRGSIKLKGDSLLILKARGIKESYTVDNTKTILTEGKKYTVENVLGDKKFLQEIVTGYMSLYRFKNFTTKEKFFFKENDSIYVVTENNYPGLISFFLSTCHQGSDLTAKRISRQYKYNLKSMIEFITVYNSCKGNLNDQIIRYQPEKDRYDIILNAGSDMHQLKMSDKNEDYSGASSSNSVGYILGLSFGLINKTEFSIRPGIRYTMKEGSFTKLPVGLNSYTSVDIDFKLRYIEVPVMFRYTFTQKNIRPFVSLGPYVGIPLFSQVKRTPYRFSYPDSFEKEANKMGISYGYAGGAGVYFPKILRGLEVQVNAERSFYEHDYDLEGLQSTSFKVIFGFTLN; encoded by the coding sequence ATGAATAAAATTTTATACCTGTTATTAACCCTAGTTCTGCTATCGGCTTCAGCATCTTTTGCACAGGAAGGTTTAGTAGATAATTATCTTGTTACTTCTCAGAATGATACATTGAGAGGTAGCATTAAACTTAAGGGTGACTCCTTGCTGATTTTAAAAGCTAGAGGTATAAAAGAAAGCTATACAGTAGATAATACTAAAACTATTTTAACAGAAGGTAAAAAATATACAGTAGAGAATGTATTAGGAGATAAAAAATTTTTACAAGAGATAGTAACTGGTTATATGAGTTTATACCGGTTTAAGAACTTCACAACAAAAGAAAAATTCTTTTTTAAGGAAAATGATTCAATTTACGTAGTTACAGAAAATAATTATCCAGGCCTTATTAGTTTCTTTCTTAGTACTTGTCACCAGGGTTCTGACCTAACAGCCAAAAGGATCAGTCGACAGTATAAGTACAACTTGAAAAGCATGATCGAATTTATAACCGTCTACAATTCATGTAAAGGAAATCTAAATGACCAAATTATTAGATATCAGCCAGAGAAGGATAGATATGACATAATTCTGAATGCCGGGTCAGATATGCACCAACTTAAAATGAGCGACAAAAATGAAGATTATTCAGGCGCATCATCGAGTAATTCTGTGGGCTATATTCTAGGATTGTCTTTTGGACTGATTAATAAGACAGAATTCTCTATACGACCCGGAATCCGGTATACCATGAAAGAAGGTTCGTTCACCAAACTTCCTGTTGGTCTTAATAGTTATACTTCGGTGGATATCGATTTTAAGCTCAGGTATATAGAAGTGCCTGTAATGTTTCGATATACTTTCACTCAAAAAAACATTAGACCTTTTGTTTCTTTAGGTCCTTATGTAGGCATACCACTCTTCAGCCAAGTAAAAAGAACTCCTTATAGGTTCTCTTACCCTGACAGCTTTGAAAAGGAGGCAAATAAAATGGGGATAAGTTATGGTTATGCGGGGGGAGCAGGAGTATACTTTCCAAAGATTTTGAGGGGGCTAGAAGTACAAGTAAATGCGGAAAGAAGCTTTTATGAGCATGACTATGATCTAGAAGGCTTGCAAAGTACTTCCTTCAAGGTTATATTCGGGTTCACTTTGAACTAA
- a CDS encoding ABC transporter ATP-binding protein, with protein MTTLKPILKVTDLETVFSTHRGTTKAVDKVSFEIYPGETVAIVGESGSGKSVTSLSVMRLINTPPGRIAGGTAVFQSEKFGEVDLFTLPEKQMQQIRGNDISMIFQEPMSSLNPVYTCGKQVAEVLLLHRDISEKEARERTIALFEKAKLPRPEKIYDAYPHEISGGQKQRVMIAMAMACEPSILIADEPTTALDVTVQARMLQLIDELRVKENTAVLFITHDLGVVAEIADRILVMYKGKLVEQGKVLDIFTNPQHPYTKGLLACRPKLSAKPQSILPTVSDFMLEDEFGNIIERKKEVVEPSLVDVVNNYVGTVTDIKHQQENKQRPPLLKVENLKVYFPIKKGFFGRTTDYVKAVDGVSFTVNPGETIGLVGESGCGKTTLGRALLRLVEPTEGSIIFNGHDIARLSSEELRKSRRDFQMIFQDPYASLNPMHTVGDAIMEPMRVHKLYANDKERKAKTMELLDKVGLTAEHFQRYPHEFSGGQRQRISIARALALQPKCIICDESVSALDVSVQAQVLNLLNKLKHEFQMTYIFITHDLSVAKYMSDRILVMSKGQIVESGTPQQLYLDPKEEYTRTLINAIPKGEVEDIVRAQEKRELMKAGQL; from the coding sequence TTGACTACACTAAAACCTATACTCAAAGTCACCGACCTGGAAACAGTTTTCTCCACGCACCGCGGCACAACCAAAGCGGTAGATAAGGTATCGTTTGAAATATACCCGGGCGAAACGGTGGCTATAGTTGGGGAGTCAGGTTCAGGCAAGTCGGTAACGTCGCTGTCGGTAATGCGGCTGATCAATACGCCGCCGGGTAGAATTGCAGGTGGTACAGCCGTTTTTCAGTCAGAGAAGTTTGGAGAAGTAGACCTGTTTACACTGCCGGAAAAGCAGATGCAGCAGATTCGTGGAAATGATATCTCCATGATCTTCCAGGAGCCAATGTCGTCGCTGAACCCGGTTTACACCTGTGGAAAACAAGTAGCTGAAGTGTTGCTGTTACACCGGGATATTTCGGAGAAAGAAGCCAGAGAACGAACTATAGCCCTTTTTGAGAAAGCCAAACTGCCACGCCCTGAGAAAATTTACGATGCTTATCCACATGAAATATCAGGTGGACAAAAGCAGCGCGTGATGATTGCCATGGCCATGGCCTGCGAACCAAGTATACTTATTGCCGACGAGCCAACCACTGCGCTGGATGTAACCGTACAGGCGCGCATGCTGCAATTGATCGACGAACTCCGGGTAAAAGAAAATACAGCAGTCCTGTTTATCACACACGACCTTGGGGTGGTAGCCGAGATTGCCGACCGTATCCTGGTCATGTATAAAGGTAAGCTGGTAGAACAAGGCAAGGTGCTCGATATCTTCACAAATCCGCAACATCCTTACACCAAGGGCTTGTTAGCCTGCCGGCCGAAGCTGTCTGCCAAACCGCAATCTATACTTCCTACTGTTTCGGATTTCATGCTGGAAGATGAGTTTGGGAACATTATCGAGCGGAAGAAAGAAGTTGTAGAGCCATCGCTGGTAGATGTGGTGAACAATTATGTTGGTACCGTTACCGATATCAAGCATCAGCAGGAAAATAAGCAGAGGCCTCCTTTGCTGAAAGTGGAAAACCTGAAAGTATACTTTCCAATCAAAAAAGGCTTTTTTGGCCGCACCACCGATTATGTAAAGGCGGTAGACGGCGTAAGTTTTACTGTTAATCCCGGCGAAACGATTGGTCTGGTAGGCGAGTCAGGCTGTGGAAAAACTACGTTAGGTCGCGCACTGCTAAGGTTAGTAGAGCCGACTGAAGGCAGCATCATCTTTAACGGCCACGATATAGCCCGGCTCAGTTCAGAAGAGCTCCGCAAAAGCCGCCGCGATTTCCAGATGATCTTCCAGGACCCATACGCGTCGTTGAACCCAATGCACACGGTAGGCGATGCCATTATGGAGCCGATGCGTGTGCATAAACTATACGCCAACGACAAAGAACGCAAAGCTAAAACCATGGAACTGCTTGATAAGGTAGGACTTACGGCAGAGCACTTCCAGCGTTATCCACATGAGTTTTCGGGTGGCCAGCGGCAGCGTATAAGTATAGCCAGAGCACTGGCCCTTCAACCAAAATGCATTATTTGTGATGAGTCGGTATCTGCGTTGGATGTATCAGTGCAGGCGCAGGTGCTAAATTTGCTGAACAAGCTGAAGCATGAATTCCAGATGACCTATATCTTCATTACCCATGACCTGTCTGTAGCCAAGTACATGTCGGACCGCATTCTGGTAATGAGCAAAGGCCAGATCGTGGAAAGCGGCACGCCGCAGCAACTATACCTGGATCCAAAGGAAGAATACACCCGAACTCTTATTAACGCCATCCCGAAAGGCGAAGTAGAAGATATTGTCAGAGCGCAGGAGAAACGCGAGTTGATGAAAGCAGGGCAGTTATAG
- a CDS encoding lipoprotein signal peptidase, with protein MKYWKFYLLSLVVILIDQAVKLIVHYNMEMGLPGEIHVIGDFFKLHYTLNPGMAFGVELGSEYGKLMLTLFRLVAMFGIGYYLYYLVNHNAPKGLVWCIALILGGAVGNLIDSTFYGVWFDNALYGSSTPWFHGQVIDMFYLDIWEGIIPHWVPLLGGKPMSLWPIFNIADSAIFIGVLLILFNQKRFFGEHPEPKHQAVQQQGF; from the coding sequence ATGAAATACTGGAAATTTTACCTGCTCAGCCTTGTTGTGATCCTGATTGACCAGGCCGTAAAGCTGATCGTGCATTACAACATGGAAATGGGCCTTCCCGGCGAAATACATGTGATCGGCGACTTCTTTAAGCTGCACTATACCTTAAACCCGGGTATGGCTTTTGGCGTGGAGCTGGGCTCTGAATATGGTAAACTGATGCTGACGCTATTCCGATTAGTGGCAATGTTTGGTATCGGCTATTACCTTTACTACCTGGTAAATCATAACGCACCCAAGGGTTTGGTTTGGTGCATTGCCCTTATACTGGGTGGCGCAGTTGGTAATTTAATTGACAGTACATTCTATGGTGTGTGGTTCGATAACGCACTTTATGGTTCATCTACACCATGGTTTCATGGGCAGGTTATAGACATGTTCTACCTCGACATCTGGGAAGGTATTATACCGCATTGGGTTCCTTTGTTAGGTGGAAAACCTATGTCGTTGTGGCCAATCTTTAACATAGCTGACTCTGCCATCTTTATTGGTGTATTGTTGATTTTGTTCAACCAGAAACGCTTTTTCGGTGAGCACCCGGAGCCAAAACATCAGGCCGTGCAGCAGCAGGGTTTCTAA